One segment of Trypanosoma brucei brucei TREU927 chromosome 8, complete sequence DNA contains the following:
- a CDS encoding lysophospholipase, putative (similar to GB:AAQ01182.1: lysophospholipase {Trypanosoma brucei}), producing the protein MFGTPVENLTANQIKEELRTLYGVSDFSGCIEQKDLQEKLEKTRETELITHGLKYGPLLQIGNRQSPSGIVTLTHGLGDSANGWESVAVELSRRLPHLLFLLPTASMQPVGINGGAVMNSWYDIRNVSSGNGVTEDAEAIIMSANYLKSLAYTASRRYQVPAGRVVYAGFSQGAVISLAAGLTARIAPAGVAALSGYFAAAEKILPQLCNKSLPVLLCHGTMDNIIPFSAAEKTKETLESLGVGPVTLYSYPMEHSSHPKEINDLEKFLQQVLPGPSSKS; encoded by the coding sequence ATGTTTGGCACGCCGGTTGAGAATCTGACGGCAAATCAGATCAAGGAAGAACTGCGAACTCTATACGGTGTCAGCGACTTCTCGGGATGCATTGAGCAAAAGGATCTTCAAGAGAAACTTGAAAAAACACGTGAAACGGAGCTCATCACACACGGACTGAAGTATGGCCCGCTTCTGCAAATCGGCAACAGACAAAGCCCCAGTGGTATTGTGACCCTCACACACGGTTTGGGGGACTCCGCCAATGGTTGGGAGAGTGTTGCAGTGGAGCTTTCACGGCGCCTCCcacatcttttgtttttactcCCAACAGCATCCATGCAGCCCGTCGGTATTAATGGAGGAGCAGTTATGAATTCATGGTATGACATCAGAAATGTGAGTTCAGGGAATGGAGTAACGGAGGATGCTGAGGCCATCATAATGTCAGCCAATTACCTCAAAAGTCTCGCATACACCGCGTCACGGCGCTACCAAGTACCTGCTGGTCGCGTGGTGTATGCCGGATTCTCGCAAGGTGCTGTTATCTCACTCGCCGCAGGCCTGACCGCTCGCATTGCACCAGCAGGTGTGGCTGCCTTGTCGGGATATTTCGCTGCCGCGGAGAAAATATTGCCGCAGCTGTGCAACAAAAGTCTACCAGTGCTCCTCTGCCACGGCACGATGGACAACATCATCCCTTTCAGTGCGGCTGAGAAAACTAAGGAAACGTTGGAGAGCCTTGGCGTGGGCCCCGTCACGCTCTATTCCTACCCAATGGAGCACTCCTCTCATCCCAAAGAAATTAATGACCTTGAGAAGTTTTTGCAGCAAGTCCTCCCCGGACCTTCATCGAAATCGTAA